CAGATCAAGTGTCTTCTTTTTTACAGCGAAAGATAAAGCGCGCGAGGTCTGGGGAACGTTTTATCTATAAAATACTTTACAACGGTGTTTCGGTGGCCCCATACTGTCTACTTGGAGGTCATCCCCATGACAACTTACAAGAAACTCAGCGAACAGGTCCATGAACTTAGCAATGCACAGCGCAGTGATACCTTTGTCCGGATGTTCCGCGACGCCGTGCGCGACGGCAAGTTTGAGGCAGCTTATCTGCCGGAACGCTTTACCCTGCCCAAGCAATTTACCCGCCGTGGCAGCGACGAGACCTACCAGCGCGACACCAAGGAAATGCTGTTTGAAGTCACGCCAAAGTTCGAGAAGTGGTTTGACGAAACGAACCGTGAACTGGCTGCCGCCCGCAAGGGAGGAGCCATCAAGCCGTCCGTGGAAGCAATTGAAGCCGGGCTGGTGGATTTCAAGCAGATGGCCGCCGAAACCCGTCAGAAAATGCAGGCCAGCTATGAGAAGGGGCAGGCCCTGGGCAAGAGCCGCGCCAAAGGCAAGCGCAAGTAAGCTGTCATTCGATGTAGAACGGGCGGCGGGTCGCAAAACGACCTTCCGCCCGTTTTCTTTGTGCGGACTTGCGGGTATCCTGACAGGAATGACGTTCGACCAGGTTGATTCCCCTGTCCCTCTGCCCACCGACCGGCCCGCCCGCCGGGGCCTTCTGATTGTGATCACGGGCGCGTCCGGGGTCGGCAAGGGCACCCTGCGCGAACGCTGGCTGGCCGGACAGAACGTGTTCTACAGCACCTCGTGGACCACCCGTGGTGCCCGGCCCGGCGAGCAGGAAGGCGTGGATTACGTGTTCGTCTCGCCGGAAGTGTTCGCCGAGAAGGCGCAGGCAGACGGCTTTCTGGAACACGCCACGTTCGTCGGGCACCACTACGGCACGCCCATCGAACCCATTGAAGCGGCGCTGGCGCGCGGGCAGGACGTGGTGCTGGAAATCGAGGTGGAGGGAGCCATGCAGGTCAAGGCCCGGCTGGGCGAGGAAGCCATTCTGGTCTTCATCATGCCGCCGAGTCTGACCGAACTGCGCCGCCGCCTGGAGGGCCGCGCCACCGAGACCCCCGAGCGCATCGAGAAGCGGCTGTTGCGGGCGCGTGACGAGATCATGCACGCCCATGCCTTCCGCTACGTGGTGGTGAACGACGACCTCAGCCGCGCGGTAGAGGAGTTGCTGGCCGTGCAGCGCGCCGAGCGTGCCGCCCAGCTGCCTCCCCAGGCGTGGAGCGCCGAGGACCACGCGGCTGTGGCGGCGGCGGCCCAGGTCCGCAGCGATCATCTCAGCCCCGAACAGCTCGCCCGCGTCGTCGAGTCCTGAAAGTGGAGGAGTAGGAATGCCGCTGGAACTGATTCAGGGAGACATTGCGGCCCAGACCGCCTGCGCCGTGGTCACGGCCGCCAACAAGGAACTGGTGGGCGGCGGCGGCGTGGACGGTGCGGTCCACCGCGCCGCCGGACCCGGGCTGTTGCGGGCCATCCGGCAGATCGGCGGCACCCCCACCGGTACGGCCGTGATCACGCCCGCCTTCGGTCTGGAGCGGCGCGGCGTGCGTCATGTCATCCATGCGGTGGGCCCGGTCTGGCGCGGTGGCGAGCACGGCGAGGCCGAACTGCTCGCCGGTGCCTACCGCCGCGGTCTGGAACTGGCCGTTCAGCACGGCTGTTCCAGCGTTGCCTTTCCGTCCATCAGTACGGGGGTGTACGGCTACCCGCTTCAACAGGCCGCGCGGGTGGGGCTGTCGACCATCCGCACTTTTCTGGCCGACCATCCAGAGCTGCTGGTCCGGGTGGTGCTGTATGACGCAGGCAGCCTGCAGGTCTTCCGGGCGGCGCTGGAGCAGCTTCAAACGGATCCGGATGCATGGTTTGACGTCCCGTGAATAACGCGCTATATTTTTTACATCACCGCCGAAGCAGGCGGCTTTTTTATTGTGTCCTCCGGCAGCTGTGTTAAGGCGTCTTGAGCCGCCTGGGGCGCAGCGGGCCGCGTGCGCCCGCAAGCTGGAACGCATGAGCGATGACACCCAGCCGGGCTATGACCCCGCCAACCAGTCTCCCGCCGAGGGCCAGAGCCAGCCGATTCCCGAACAGGACCGGGGCAAGGCGCCCAACATGGACCCTGCAGACAAGGACGGTCCGGCGGAGGGGGCGCGGGACGCGGTCGAGGACGACGACACTCCGGCAGGTTGAGCGGGGGGCGCCGTGTCGACCGGACCCGTGCTCAACGCGGCCCGCCCGGACAAGGAGCGGGCCGAACTGCTGGTCTGGATCAGGGAGCGTCTGCACGGCGAGTACGGGGACCGGCATCTGGACCCCCGGCGCGAGCCGATGCACGAGCTGATCAGCACCATCCTGTCGCAGCGCACCACCTGGCGCGACGAGGACGCCGCGTATCGGGAACTGCGCGCTCTGGGGGACTGGAACGCCATCATCGCTGCGCCGACCGAAGCCGTGGCCCACGCCATCCGCCGCAGCAACTACCCCGAGAGCAAGGCACCGCGTATTCAGGAAACCCTGCGCCGCATCCGCGACTCGCCGGGGGGCTACGATCTGGACTTTTTGCAGGACCTGCCCGTGAAGGACGCCCTGAAGTGGCTGACCGACCTGCCGGGCGTGGGTGCCAAGACCGCCAGTCTGGTGCTGCTGTTCAACTACGGGCACCCAGTCTTTCCGGTGGACACCCACGTTCACCGCATCACCACCCGGGTCGGCGCGATTCCCGTGATGGGCGAACAGGCCGCGCACCGGGCGCTGCTGAAGGTGCTGCCCCCCGACCCGCCCTTTCTGTACGAACTGCACCTGAACCTGCTCAAGCACGGGCAGCAGGTGTGCAGCTGGAGCGGCCCGAAGTGTGGGGTATGCGTGCTGCGGGATCGGTGCGACGCCTACACCATCTTCGGCAACAACGTGCCCAGTTTCAGCGAGACGGTGAAGGCAAAGGCCAGAACGCCGCGGGCCGGAAAACCTGCGTAAGGACGCGGGCGCCCCGCTCTGTCCCTCAGCCCCGCTCGCGCTCGCGCAGGATCAGCTGGATCAGGCCGAGCAGAACCAGTTCTTCCTCGCCTGCTCGCGTGGAACGCAGCTCCTCGATCTCGAAGCGGCGCGAGAAGATGCTGCGGCGCTTGCGTACCCGGAAGGCCGCCGTGCCGCCCGCGTCCGTGACGGTATAGGTCGGATTGACAAAGTAATCGAAGCCCGCCGCGATCACGTCCCCGATCAGGGGCACCGCGTCGATCACACCCTCGATGACGGCCAGCCACGGCTGATCATCGCGGATGGTAAAGCGCGTCTGGCCATCGGGGCCGAGCAGGTCATATCCCGCGGCCCACAGGGTCCGCAGCCCCTGGGCCTGAAGAGCCCCCACCTCCGCGCCGTCCGTGCGCACGATCACCCGCCGCGCCTTCCAGTCCAGCGCTCCGGCGAGCAGCCCCCGCGCCCGCATGCTGTGGGTCTGATGCTGGCGGGCCTCGTCGGAAAAGACCCGCACCTCATCGCGGATGCTGAAGGTCTTCTCCTTGACCACGGCGATCAACTGCCCCGAGGCGTCGGTGACGCGCAGCTCGGTAAAAAGGCTGAGCTTGAAGGTGATGGTGAGCGGAAAGGCGAGGTTCACGCCCGCAGGTACGCTGCTGGAGCGCGTTCGGTTCCCGGCAGACGCCGTTGCTGGCAATCACCGTTCCCAGGGGTTACGGTTCCCAGCGGTCAAACCGCGTGCCGGCGTCCACGCCCGCTGCGGGGGCCCACACGGCGGCAGGCTGCGCCTTGCGGGCTTCGGGCTGCACACTCTGCACCCGCACGGCCCCGACGCCGCACGCGATGACCACGCCACTCGCCTCCACACCCAGCACCTCGCCGGGAGCGCCCTCGCCCTGGGCCAGCTCCAGGCCGCCGAGCTTGAGCCGCGCGCCCCCAAGAAAGGCGGTGGTCTGCGGCCATGCGGCCACGCCCCGGTAGCGGTCCACCACTGCCCGCGCCGGGTCGTGCCAGCGCACGAAACCGTCTTCCTTGACGAGCATCGGCGCGTGGGTCGCCGCCGCCTCGTCCTGCGGGGTGGGGGAGAGGTCGCCCAGCCGGGTCAGGGCGGTGACGATCAGCCGCGCGGCCTGTCCGGAGAGCGCGTGCGACAGTTCGAGGCTGGTCCACCCGGGCTCAATAGGCAGCTCTTCTTGCAACAGCACCGGGCCGGTGTCCATGCCGGGATCGGTCTGCATGATGGTCGTGCCGGTGACCGTCTCGCCCCGGATCAGCGCCCACTGAATCGGCGCGGCGCCCCGGTAGGCGGGCAGCAGGCTGGTGTGGGTGTTCAGGAACCCGAAACGGGGCACGGCGAGCAACGCGGCGGGCAGAATCTTGCCGTAGGCGCAGGTGACGGCCACATCCGCCCCGCAGCCGCGCAGGGTCTCCTCGAAGGCCGTATTGCGCCGCAGCTTCTCCGGCTGGGCCAGCGGCAGTCCCAGCTCGGCGGCCCGCGCGGCGACCGGCGGCGGCGTCAGCTTCAGGCCGCGCCCGACCGGTTTGTCCGGCTGGGCCACCACAAGCATCACCTCGAAGTGTTCCCGGACAGCTTCGAGCACCGGCAGTGCGAAGGCCGGCGAGCCGAAGAAGGCGACTTTCGGGGTCAACCCCCGCTCCGCTCGCGGCGCAGCCGTTCGGCATTTGCCAGGTCGCTCAGCAGCGATTTGGAGCGCTGCTGCAGGGCGAGCAGTTCCTTGCGGTAGTCCTCGGTCACCTCGGCGGGCAGACGGTCGAGGAACAGCACGCCGTCGAGGTGGTCGAGTTCGTGCTGGAACACGCGCGCCAGATAGTCGTCGGCTTCCAGCGTGCGCTGAACGCCGTCCAGATCGGTGTACTGCACCGATACGGCGCGGGCGCGCGGCACGCCCTCCTCGTAGATGCCAGGAATGCTCAGGCAACCCTCCTGGTAGGACCGGTCCTTTTTCTTGTTGATGACGCGCACCACCGGATTGATCATCACGAAGTCGCGCAGCACCCGCGAACGCAGCGGTTCGTCGCCGCCCTCGTTCTCCTCCTCGTCGTCCTCGTATTCCACGGCCACGAACATCCGCACCGGCAGGCCCACCTGGGGCGCGGCCAGTCCCACGCCACGCGCCTCGAACATGGTCTCGAGCATGGTCTCGGCCACCTGCCGCACACTCTGCAGCCCCACCCCCGGCACGTTCAGGGAGTCGTTCACGCCCAGCGGCTTGGCCTTGCGGCGCAGCACCGGGTCGCCGTACAGCCGCAGCGGATAGACGCGCGGCTTGTCGGGGGCAGGAGTCAGCTGGTTGGTCGGCACCGTCATAATGCTCTGTTTTACCAGAGCTGGGCGAAGGGAACCGAGCGGCGATTCCTGTTTGGTGGCTGGCCGGAGCTGGCCCTATTCGCCGCGCCGCCCGAAGACCACGGCGGCGGCCAGCCCCAGCGCTCCGGTCAGGCCGAGCACCAGCGGCAGGTCATGGCCGCGCAAAGAGGCGTCGGCGCTCAGCGCCAGCCCGCCCGCGCCCAGCAGCACGGTCAGGGCCAGCGCGGGCCAGGTAACGCCGCCGCGCGACACCTGTGCTCCCCAGCCGGCTCCGGCGAGCAGCAGGCACAGCAGCCCGGCCCAGTCGGCTGCCAGCCAGCTGCGCGGATCGTCCATCAGGAGCTCGCCTCCGGGGGCCTCGCGTCCATGAGGGAAGCATACCGGTCCCGCTCCTGGCACGGCGCGGCGGCATCGGGTAGCCTCGGGGCATGACCGGCAAGACGCCCCCCCCCGCCTCCGTGAAGGTCAAGCTGGCCGTAATCCAGATGCACGTGACCGACCGGCTGGACGACAACCTGAAGCGCGCCGAGGCCCACGTGCGGGACGCCGCCCGAGCCGGAGCGCAAGTTGTGCTGCTGCCCGAGCTGTTCGAGAGCCTGTATTTCTGCCAGGTAGAGCGCGAGGACTACTTCGCGCTCGCGCACCCGCAGGCGGGCCACCCGTTCCTGGGGCGCTTTCAGAACCTCGCCGCCGAGCTGGGCGTGGTGCTGCCGGTGTCCTACTTCGAGCGGGCCGGGCAGGCGCACTACAACTCGCTGGTGTGCATAGACGCCGATGGCAGCGTGCTCGGCAACTACCGCAAGACCCACATCCCCGACGGCCCCGGCTACGAGGAGAAGTACTACTTCAATCCCGGCGACACCGGGTTCCGGGTCTGGGAGACCCGCTACGGCCGCGTGGGCGTGGGCATCTGCTGGGACCAGTGGTACCCCGAGACCGCCCGGGTGATGATGCTGCAGGGCGCGGATTTCCTGCTGTACCCCACCGCCATCGGCAGTGAACCTGCCGAGGTCGAGACGCCCAACAGCCACCACATGTGGCAGCGGGCGATGGTCGGCCACGCGGTCAGCAACTCCAGCTATGTCGGCGCGGCCAACCGCATCGGCACCGAGGTCGTGGGTGACCTGACCCAGACCTACTACGGCCACTCGTTCATCAGCGACTACACCGGGGAACTGGTCGCCGAGTTCGGCGAGGGAGATGAGGGCGCGCTGACCCACGACCTGAACCTGACCGAGGCCCGCAAGTTCCGCGCCGGCATGGGCTTTTTCCGCGACCGTCGCCCTGAACTGTACGGCCCGCTGCTGACCATGGACGGGGTGACGCGCCGGGGATGAGGGACCTGCGCGGTCTGTCTGTGGGGTCCTGCGGCCATGACCAGCAGCCCAGACCCCTTGCGGTGGCCTGAACCGGTGTCCGAGCAGCCTCATTCCCGCGCGTGGTACGCCCGGCTGGCCGCTGAACTGGGCGGCTACTGTCATCCATGGATCCGGGTGCTGGACGGCCCCGATCCGGAACTGATTTTCGATACGACCTTGCAAACCCTGCTGCACCCCGCAACCCGCGTGCTGGAGGCTGGGTGCGGCCATGGTCCGGACGCCCTGCGCTTCGGCGGGCAGTGCGCCCGCTGGGTCGCCTACGACCGCCAGCCCGAACTGCTGGAGCTGGCCCGCGCGGGCGCTCCACACGCCGTCTGTCACCTCTGGGATGGAAAGGGGGAGGTCCCCCAGGGTCTGTGCGGTCCCTTCGATCTGATCGTGTCGCGTCGGGGACCCACCTCTGTGATTGATCATCTGCCCGCCGTGGCAGCGTCCGACGCCCGTTTTCTGTACGTGGGGCCACGCCTGGACGTGCCGCGCGTGTCTGAGCGGCTGGCTGCGGTGGCCTGGACCATCCAGGCCGAGTGGCGTGTGTCGGTGCGGGCCTGGGCGCCCACCTGGGATGATTGGCAGACCCGCTGCGGGTTCATGACTGAGCCGGCGCTCCGCGAGGACTGGGACGCACACGCCACCGAACGCGGCATGCCCTACCGCGAGGAACGGTACATCGTCCTGGCCGGCCCCGGCGGTGGGCCTTTGCCTTGAGACGAAGGGATGGGCTCCCTCTCAAGGTGTTTTTGCCACCTTCTGTCTGTCTGACCGCGGCGTGGTGGCCGGGGTGCAGGGGAGCTATGCACCGCACCTTGCGGCTGCGGGTGCTGTTCGCCGTGAGTCTGGTGTTCGTGCTGTTGACCCCGGTGCTGGTCGTCACCTGCCTGATGTTGTGGACGGTTTTGCCCGGACCGGACCGGCGCCTGAGCGTCAGTCCGGGTAGCTCGCCCCGCTGAAGTACAGGCCGTGGGCCGGAACGTTCGCGCCCGCCCGCGCCCGCTCACGCGAGGCCAGAATGTCTGCCACCGCGTCCGGCTCCAGCCGCCCCGCGCCCACGAGCAGCAGCGTGCCCACCAGCCCGCGCACCATGTGGCGCAGGAAACTCTCGCCCGCCACCCGCACCTCCCACACTCCGGGTGCCGGATGAACGCTCAGGGCGCGCAGCTCGCGCACGGTCTGGCGGTCCTCCTGGGTGGCAAAGGCGGCGAAGTCGTGGGTGCCGACCAGCCGCGTGGCGGCGGCGTTCATGGCCCCGGCGTCCAGCGGCCCCGGAACGTGCAGCGCCCGCCCCTGCCACAGCGGATGACGCTGCGGGGCGCGCAGCAGACGGTACACGTAGCGGCGCTCGGTGCATGAAAACCGGGCATGAAAGCCCCCCGGGGCGGGTGCCGCGTCCAGTACTGCCAGCGTGGGAGGAAGGTGGGCGTTCAGTGCGCGGGCGAGCCGCGCCGGGGGCAGCGCGAAGTCGGCGGGCGCGTCCACATGCACCGGCATGGCCTCGGCATGGACGCCAGCGTCGGTGCGTCCGGCGGCCACCGGCCGGAACACGCCGGGCGTCAGCGCGGTAAATGCGTGGTGAAGGGTGTCCTGAGCGCTGGGAGCGTTCGGCTGGGACTGCCAGCCGGCGAAGGCCGCTCCGTCCCAGGCCACGGTCAGCCGCAGGCGGGTGAAGCCCTCGGGGGGAGCGTAGGTGGAACGGTCGGCGTGCATGGCGGCCAGGGTAGCGCCCGCTGTCATCATTAAGAAAGTCAGAACCGGTATGCTCCGGGGCGTGAACAATGTTTTTCGGGCGCTGTGCTGCGCTCTGCTGCTGTGTGGTGCGGCGCAGGCGGCCTCCTCCTACCGCGTCAAGGCGGGCGACACCCTCAGCGGCATCGCCGCGCGCGCCGGCGTGGGCGTGGCGCAGCTGCGGGCCGCCAACCCCAGTCTCAAGAACACCACCCGGATCCAGGCGGGCGCGGTCCTGACCCTGCCGGGCCGTTCGGTAGCGGCCACCAAACACCACGTCAAGGCGGGCGAGAACCTCACCACCATCGCGCGGCAGTACAGCCTGACGCTGGCGCAGCTGCTGCGGGTCAACCCCGCGTACGCCAGCGGCAAGTCGGTGTGGGCGGGCGCGGTGATCAACATTCCGGCCCGCTCGGCCCCGGCCTCCGGCGCACAGGCCAGCCGGACCCCGGCCGCCACCCTGCGCACGGCCAGCACCTCGCGCCACTCCAGCGCATGGCTGTGGCCGCTGACC
This genomic window from Deinococcus aerophilus contains:
- the fmt gene encoding methionyl-tRNA formyltransferase encodes the protein MTPKVAFFGSPAFALPVLEAVREHFEVMLVVAQPDKPVGRGLKLTPPPVAARAAELGLPLAQPEKLRRNTAFEETLRGCGADVAVTCAYGKILPAALLAVPRFGFLNTHTSLLPAYRGAAPIQWALIRGETVTGTTIMQTDPGMDTGPVLLQEELPIEPGWTSLELSHALSGQAARLIVTALTRLGDLSPTPQDEAAATHAPMLVKEDGFVRWHDPARAVVDRYRGVAAWPQTTAFLGGARLKLGGLELAQGEGAPGEVLGVEASGVVIACGVGAVRVQSVQPEARKAQPAAVWAPAAGVDAGTRFDRWEP
- the truA gene encoding tRNA pseudouridine(38-40) synthase TruA, with the translated sequence MHADRSTYAPPEGFTRLRLTVAWDGAAFAGWQSQPNAPSAQDTLHHAFTALTPGVFRPVAAGRTDAGVHAEAMPVHVDAPADFALPPARLARALNAHLPPTLAVLDAAPAPGGFHARFSCTERRYVYRLLRAPQRHPLWQGRALHVPGPLDAGAMNAAATRLVGTHDFAAFATQEDRQTVRELRALSVHPAPGVWEVRVAGESFLRHMVRGLVGTLLLVGAGRLEPDAVADILASRERARAGANVPAHGLYFSGASYPD
- the aguB gene encoding N-carbamoylputrescine amidase, with product MTGKTPPPASVKVKLAVIQMHVTDRLDDNLKRAEAHVRDAARAGAQVVLLPELFESLYFCQVEREDYFALAHPQAGHPFLGRFQNLAAELGVVLPVSYFERAGQAHYNSLVCIDADGSVLGNYRKTHIPDGPGYEEKYYFNPGDTGFRVWETRYGRVGVGICWDQWYPETARVMMLQGADFLLYPTAIGSEPAEVETPNSHHMWQRAMVGHAVSNSSYVGAANRIGTEVVGDLTQTYYGHSFISDYTGELVAEFGEGDEGALTHDLNLTEARKFRAGMGFFRDRRPELYGPLLTMDGVTRRG
- a CDS encoding macro domain-containing protein, producing MPLELIQGDIAAQTACAVVTAANKELVGGGGVDGAVHRAAGPGLLRAIRQIGGTPTGTAVITPAFGLERRGVRHVIHAVGPVWRGGEHGEAELLAGAYRRGLELAVQHGCSSVAFPSISTGVYGYPLQQAARVGLSTIRTFLADHPELLVRVVLYDAGSLQVFRAALEQLQTDPDAWFDVP
- a CDS encoding LysM peptidoglycan-binding domain-containing M23 family metallopeptidase codes for the protein MNNVFRALCCALLLCGAAQAASSYRVKAGDTLSGIAARAGVGVAQLRAANPSLKNTTRIQAGAVLTLPGRSVAATKHHVKAGENLTTIARQYSLTLAQLLRVNPAYASGKSVWAGAVINIPARSAPASGAQASRTPAATLRTASTSRHSSAWLWPLTGYRQLSSDYGRRVLDGEEEMHYGVDIVAPTGTVVRAARAGRVLESRPDFDRGWGWTVVIEHPDGWITRYAHLSVTLIRQGALVEGGQAIGRVGSTGRSTGPHLHFGTYLKWVPRDPLSLY
- the gmk gene encoding guanylate kinase, which gives rise to MTFDQVDSPVPLPTDRPARRGLLIVITGASGVGKGTLRERWLAGQNVFYSTSWTTRGARPGEQEGVDYVFVSPEVFAEKAQADGFLEHATFVGHHYGTPIEPIEAALARGQDVVLEIEVEGAMQVKARLGEEAILVFIMPPSLTELRRRLEGRATETPERIEKRLLRARDEIMHAHAFRYVVVNDDLSRAVEELLAVQRAERAAQLPPQAWSAEDHAAVAAAAQVRSDHLSPEQLARVVES
- a CDS encoding endonuclease III domain-containing protein, which translates into the protein MSTGPVLNAARPDKERAELLVWIRERLHGEYGDRHLDPRREPMHELISTILSQRTTWRDEDAAYRELRALGDWNAIIAAPTEAVAHAIRRSNYPESKAPRIQETLRRIRDSPGGYDLDFLQDLPVKDALKWLTDLPGVGAKTASLVLLFNYGHPVFPVDTHVHRITTRVGAIPVMGEQAAHRALLKVLPPDPPFLYELHLNLLKHGQQVCSWSGPKCGVCVLRDRCDAYTIFGNNVPSFSETVKAKARTPRAGKPA
- a CDS encoding class I SAM-dependent methyltransferase, whose amino-acid sequence is MSEQPHSRAWYARLAAELGGYCHPWIRVLDGPDPELIFDTTLQTLLHPATRVLEAGCGHGPDALRFGGQCARWVAYDRQPELLELARAGAPHAVCHLWDGKGEVPQGLCGPFDLIVSRRGPTSVIDHLPAVAASDARFLYVGPRLDVPRVSERLAAVAWTIQAEWRVSVRAWAPTWDDWQTRCGFMTEPALREDWDAHATERGMPYREERYIVLAGPGGGPLP
- the def gene encoding peptide deformylase, whose amino-acid sequence is MTVPTNQLTPAPDKPRVYPLRLYGDPVLRRKAKPLGVNDSLNVPGVGLQSVRQVAETMLETMFEARGVGLAAPQVGLPVRMFVAVEYEDDEEENEGGDEPLRSRVLRDFVMINPVVRVINKKKDRSYQEGCLSIPGIYEEGVPRARAVSVQYTDLDGVQRTLEADDYLARVFQHELDHLDGVLFLDRLPAEVTEDYRKELLALQQRSKSLLSDLANAERLRRERSGG